A part of Rhinoderma darwinii isolate aRhiDar2 chromosome 1, aRhiDar2.hap1, whole genome shotgun sequence genomic DNA contains:
- the LOC142666794 gene encoding uncharacterized protein LOC142666794, with amino-acid sequence MFSINYEIEDEDIKQQSSGETTIALNVHPGLHSTDLSYNSPKPLTLHERIHTGENPYSCSECGRCFTEKSSLVTHKRSHTGVKAYSCSECGKCFREKRGLTLHDRIHAGKPYSCSECGKCFRVKSSLVIHERIHTGEKPYSCSECGKCFTEKSTLVKHERIHTGEKPYSCSECGKCFTVKSNLVTHERSHTGEKLYSCSECGKSFRDKTHLTLHERIHTGVKPYSCSECGKCFTEKSNLVKHERSHTGEKPYSCSECGKCFSRKSHLVTHERSHTGENLYSCSECGQCFIQKSHLTKHERRHTGEKPYSCSECGKCFTEKSNFVSHKKIHTGEKPFSCSECGKCFRDKTELAKHERIHTGVKPYSCSECGKCFTVKSTLVKHERIHTGEKPYSCSECGQCFIQKSHLTKHERRHTGEKPYSCSECGKCFTEKSNFVSHKKIHTGEKPFSCSECGKCFRDKTELAKHERIHTGVKPY; translated from the coding sequence atgtTTTCGATAAATTATGAAatagaagatgaagatatcaagcagcagtcttcaggagaaaccACCATTGcccttaatgtacatccaggacttcacagtacagatctgTCATATAATTCCCCTAAACCTCTTActttacatgagagaattcacacaggggagaatccttattcatgttcagaatgtgggagatgttttacagaaaaatcaagtcttgttacacataagagaagtcacacaggggtaaaggcatattcatgttcagaatgtgggaagtgctTTAGAGAGAAAAGAGGTCTTACTTTACATGACCGAATTCACGCAggaaagccatattcatgttcagaatgtggaaaatgttttagagttaaatcaagtcttgttatacatgagagaattcacacaggggagaagccatattcatgttccgaatgtgggaaatgttttacagaaaaatcaactcttgttaaacatgagagaattcacacaggagagaaaccatattcatgttcagaatgtgggaaatgttttacagttaaatcaaatcttgttacacatgagagaagtcacacaggagagaagctgtattcatgttcagaatgtgggaagtcGTTTAGAGATAAAACACATCTTActttacatgagagaattcacacaggagtaaagccatattcatgttcagaatgtgggaaatgttttacagaaaaatcaaatcttgttaaacatgagagaagtcacacaggagagaagccgtattcatgttcagaatgtgggaaatgcttttcACGAAAGTCACATCTTGTTacgcatgagagaagtcacacaggagagaacctgtattcatgttcagaatgtgggcaaTGTTTTATACAAAAATCACATCTTACTAAACATGAGAGGagacacacaggagagaagccatattcatgttcagaatgtggaaaatgttttacagaaaaatcaaATTTTGTAAGCCATAAGAAAATTCACACGGGAGAAAAGCCATTCTCATGttctgaatgtgggaaatgctttagAGATAAAACAGAACTTGctaaacatgagagaattcataCAGGAGTGAAgccttattcatgttcagaatgtgggaaatgttttacagtaaAATCaactcttgttaaacatgagagaattcacacaggagagaagccgtattcatgttcagaatgtgggcaaTGTTTTATACAAAAATCACATCTTACTAAACATGAGAGGagacacacaggagagaagccatattcatgttcagaatgtggaaaatgttttacagaaaaatcaaATTTTGTAAGCCATAAGAAAATTCACACGGGAGAAAAGCCATTCTCATGttctgaatgtgggaaatgctttagAGATAAAACAGAACTTGctaaacatgagagaattcataCAGGAGTGAAGCCTTATTAG